AGCATATTTCTGTCAGTGTAACGTTGTCCAGTGCCCAACATCAAACTTTTTTAGACtcgtttttatttcttttatatatattcattgaGGATTATCGTGTATAGCAGCGGACTTGATATGCAATCTAATCTTACTTCgttgttttttccaaatattattgtttttcatgTTGTCTTCTGACGTTATTTAGGTTGGTACTATATATAGACTTCTAATGCTTCTAAttaagtttgattttattccttTTGTCCATTTAAAAAGATAGaaacttaaaattttaatatctgaTCTTACTCAGTATGCATGTTTACTCAAAAACATATCTTAGcctgaatttttttcttggaaCTAGTAGATTCGACAACAAAATTCTTCAGTTTTGATCGAAGATTTTGTGCGGCTATGGCAACAACATCCAGGTTCGAATGTGAAGGAAAGCAAATAAAAACCAAGAATTTAGAAaggaaaatataacaaaattggtCTGTAATGAAGAGAAATCTAACGGAAATCATAAAAAAGAATAGCTCAATGGATACCATTAGcgcgaaaaagaagaaaatgattggaaaattaacaaaaatcgaAATGAAATATTGATCCATCTTAAAATGAGGTTTTTCTTATGCTGCATAACCAATAGATTATGATAGGGCTTTATGATGtttattatgatattattaCCGTTATGCTGATTCTTCAAGGTATCCCACAGGTGTATATTATTATCGTCAGAGCCACAAAGAAGAATTCTTCCACTTAGTGATAAACCGCATGAAGTGAATCCACTGTTCTCTGTGGGTGGTTTATAAAGGGCTATCTGCTGGTCGCTTCTTATATCAAACATCCTGGCTGACTTATCTTCCGAACCAGTTGCGAAACAATGTCCGCTTGGATGGTACTGAAAACAAAACACGCTTATTCGTTTTCGCTTAGTATAAATACAAATCATTTTCAATTTCGTCTGAATAAAAGCGTAAAAAATACTCACGCATACTGAATTTACATCGGATTGGTGTCCGAAGAAAGTTTGTTTGGGTTTATCTTCTCGGATATCCCATAATCTGCAAGTTTTATCCACGCTTCCTGTTACGAAAGTCTTGCCGTCAGGTGACAAACTAATAGAGACTACGTCGCCATTGTGAGCAACGAAATCGGATATTTTTTTGCCAGTTTCCAAATCCCACTTACATctaaaaacaagtttttcaaaTAGGCGGTTGTATCAACCACACAATCTACATAAATATTGGaccaaaaattttcacattaaaaatcGATTTCGTAGacgaattttattgaaaataaatactaCAAGTTGAATATGGTCTGAGATTCATATAAATCaactaaaattttgattttcaaattaaatgtatgaaaatttcgtgtttcgAATATCCTAAAAACCGTATGTAATCAATTTTTGTCGACATATTACGAAATTTACGATTGCATGTATCAGAACGATCTGTTTTATTCAACACCCACTTGGTATTCCATCTGGTATTCGTACTTCACACTGcctaaaaaaatatctattaaataACCGAAAAGTTCACGCAAATATTTAGCTAATTGTCTGGTTTCTGCGGTGATTGACCCACTTTACTTTTGTAAAATCCAAATAgacttttgaattatttcataaacAGGTTTTTTTTATCGAGAACACTTCCAGCGTCTGCCAGATCATTTGATTAAACATAATAAACATTTAGAATAGATGAACCAATTATAGAGATGTGTaacagatttctaaaatatatcgaaataatGACaccatttattataaatttacttCATCTTTCGAccgttttatttattaaaaattaacatcgATCACACTACAACTAACCtgagttatcaaaaaaatttaccaaGTCTTTTATTGACACAATGTTGCAATAGTAAActcgctcataatatagctgatAGATTGTCTACCTAACCTCAGTTCATAGTTTTCGAAGCCCCAATGGCTATGCCAATAAAGACGTTAGTCGCTTGTCTCACGTGTATTAAGCTGCAAAGACCATTTTGGAGAGCATGTTTCGGACCAGACTCATAATTTGTTGCtaatttatttcttgataattgATTTTGTTGCTCCATGCTTTCCCAAAGAATGCGTGGTTCCCCTCCGTAATATTTACTTAATGTAACCCAGTGTGGTAACGGAGGAAGCTAGCGATACAAACATAGTGGCATAATTTGTTGCTTTacgaaaaattacaaatttacgtttaaaattattgaaaaaagatgTGACAAAATCAGCCGAGGTGTGCGTTTGGTTCATGACAATGATTCGCTTTCCAAGATCACTGATGGCCCCACAGATATTGAGCACCCCCCATATAGACCTGATCTGACCCCGTCTGTCTATTTTTTCTTCGCAAAGCTGAATACCGAATTAAGATGTGAAAGATTTAATAGCTACGATGAATTTAAACAGGTGGAGTACGAACATCTCcggtttaaaatttaaaatttcaagacCTAGTTGAGTAACACCCCTTGTAGGGGATAAAACAATGAATTCTACAAATATACATTTGAATTACtgtttggaataaaattgaatacttaatttcttttattattttcactgGAAGAAAGATATTGAGTGTGAGAAATTGACTCTACTGTCTCTAAAGTAGAGTCATATTGTTACGAATTACTTTCCTCGTTGTGGGCATATGGTGAGTGGCAAAAAAGGTCACACGAATAGATACTAATAAACATCTCAGTATAATTACAATAACAACTTGATGGTACTCACATTTTCATGTCTCCAGAACCGGTGATAATAGATTTGTCATCTAAAAAACGACAAGAACTAAGGAAACCATCGTACCCCGCTAATTCCCTTACCATTTTTGCAACACCATTCGAGTCTCTATTGTTCAAATCATATACAGTACACATATTGTCCATTCCACCACaagctataaaaaaatagagattttATCTGCTAAACTATGAAACTGCTGCGTTTCCtctatttattttgtatcaatCTGTTTTCTTCATCATATTCGTATTCCGATTTGTTTGATTGACATTTTAAACTCACCCACGTAATTTCCAGATGGTGCAAAAGCAACGCTCATCACCCAAGCTGATCGTAGCGGTATAATCTGCATCTTATTTCCAGTATAAGTATCCCAAATGATGAGCTTTCCATCTAGAGAACCAGTAACGCAATGACGACTATCTCCACTGTAATGGATAGAATTAACTTTATTCAAATGacccttcattaattttttggtGGTGAGCTTTACTTTGGGGGCCGCACCTACGCTCTCGCATGCTTTCTCCAATGAAGTATCTTCGACTTTCTTTTGATCTTcctttaataaataataaacgcAAGCTAATAAAAGAAGTGTATGTCTAATAATTGgttatatattttcaagaaaatttatgaaaagagcaaaaaaatatatccGAAACTTTATAATAGTCAAACAAAATAGGCACTTATTAATAGTAGCATAAATAGCAAATATCTTAGAGAAGATGTAAATGGTGAAGACACCAAAACAAAAACAGGTTTAGAACgacaaaaatatagaaaaaataaaaatcagtcAGTAATTGCAGCTAATCAGAGTTATGACTAGTTTCTCTTCGGGTGAAATTGGTCTGAGGAATCTTGTATCTTGCTTAGAGATGTTTCTTTGGATGTAGCCTAGAAGCTCtttaaaaaatcttgttttcaCTATTGCACAGCAAACAATGTAAAATACAGGCTTTGAACACGACTGACAGCTAAAAAGGGGTCCACACTAAACTTTCTTTTTGCACGACGCCTTCTTTTCTTAATTAGTAACATCAGCAACAACATCTCTTCATTCGTTGACGACtggcaaaaaattgaaataaaatagcaGTCCGGGATCCCGGATGCTAGCATCCTAGTATAATGGTAGCTTAAGAGGGAAAGTTGTAGATCCTGAATGGTATATTAACAACTACCTCACTAAGTTAGTTGATTTTGTACGTCAAAATCCCGCTGACCGCGATATAATGTTTTGACCATAACGTTCTGCCAACCAAAACAAGATAACCCCCTAATTTACCTCACGCTCGACTAATTTAAGATTTTTGGGCATTTTCATCTCACAAAGTGCAAGTTGGAGGCTGGATGCCTAAAATGGGGAACAATTACGGTgtagattttttggaaaaatacacgaaaaagatgTTCAAGTTGTCCAAAGCATAATGAGAAATATTCGCAGAAAATAAGTTATTAcctttgttatttatttatgaagccATTGATTATTGCAAATAAGAAAAGTTCCATTAAAGATATTGTAAAATacgttaaaaattatcatatgCAGACTGTGCTGTTGTGTTAGACCtaatctaaaaatttaaaa
This portion of the Diorhabda sublineata isolate icDioSubl1.1 chromosome X, icDioSubl1.1, whole genome shotgun sequence genome encodes:
- the LOC130451018 gene encoding guanine nucleotide-binding protein subunit beta-2 isoform X1 — translated: MPPKNDPEILALRKELEELYKKLQEDQKKVEDTSLEKACESVGAAPKVKLTTKKLMKGHLNKVNSIHYSGDSRHCVTGSLDGKLIIWDTYTGNKMQIIPLRSAWVMSVAFAPSGNYVACGGMDNMCTVYDLNNRDSNGVAKMVRELAGYDGFLSSCRFLDDKSIITGSGDMKICKWDLETGKKISDFVAHNGDVVSISLSPDGKTFVTGSVDKTCRLWDIREDKPKQTFFGHQSDVNSVCYHPSGHCFATGSEDKSARMFDIRSDQQIALYKPPTENSGFTSCGLSLSGRILLCGSDDNNIHLWDTLKNQHNGTLSGHENRVTSISVADNGIAVASCSWDQTVRVWG
- the LOC130451018 gene encoding guanine nucleotide-binding protein subunit beta-2 isoform X2, which codes for MKGHLNKVNSIHYSGDSRHCVTGSLDGKLIIWDTYTGNKMQIIPLRSAWVMSVAFAPSGNYVACGGMDNMCTVYDLNNRDSNGVAKMVRELAGYDGFLSSCRFLDDKSIITGSGDMKICKWDLETGKKISDFVAHNGDVVSISLSPDGKTFVTGSVDKTCRLWDIREDKPKQTFFGHQSDVNSVCYHPSGHCFATGSEDKSARMFDIRSDQQIALYKPPTENSGFTSCGLSLSGRILLCGSDDNNIHLWDTLKNQHNGTLSGHENRVTSISVADNGIAVASCSWDQTVRVWG